Proteins found in one Saccharopolyspora phatthalungensis genomic segment:
- the ccrA gene encoding crotonyl-CoA carboxylase/reductase encodes MQVPDTYRGAVLLADEVDMFEGLASADKDPAKSIHLAEVPTPEPGPGEVLVAVMASAVNYNTVWSAIFEPIPTFAFLKRYGRSGDEGKRHDLPYHVVGSDLSGVVLRTGAGVNRWRPGDKVVAHCLSTDLGSPDGHDDSMLDPQQRIWGYETNFGGLAELSLVRANQLMPKPPHLTWEEAACSGLVNSTAYRQLVSRNGARMKQGDNVLIWGAAGGLGSYAVQLVRNGGGIPVCVVSSQERVELVRSMGTDLVIDRDAEGYRFWKDEATPDPSEWKRFGTHIRELTGGEDVDIVLEHPGRQTFGASVYVTRRGGTVVTCASTSGYQHLYDNRYLWMSLKRIIGSHFANYREAWEANRLICKGMIHPTLSKVYRLPEAGVAAAGVHRNCHSGKVGVLCLAPKTGLGVDDQELRERSATKINRFRQADDPTEMTGLE; translated from the coding sequence ATGCAGGTTCCCGACACGTATCGTGGCGCGGTCCTGCTCGCCGACGAGGTCGACATGTTCGAAGGGCTCGCCTCCGCGGACAAAGACCCGGCCAAGTCGATACACCTCGCGGAAGTTCCGACTCCCGAACCCGGGCCGGGCGAGGTTCTGGTCGCCGTCATGGCGAGTGCGGTGAACTACAACACCGTATGGAGCGCCATCTTCGAGCCGATTCCGACGTTCGCGTTCCTCAAGCGCTACGGTCGCTCGGGAGACGAGGGAAAGCGGCATGATCTGCCCTACCACGTGGTCGGCTCCGACCTTTCCGGTGTCGTCCTGCGGACCGGCGCCGGAGTGAACCGCTGGCGGCCAGGCGACAAGGTGGTCGCGCACTGCCTGTCCACCGACCTGGGATCGCCGGACGGCCACGACGACTCGATGCTCGATCCCCAGCAGCGAATCTGGGGGTATGAAACCAATTTCGGCGGTTTGGCCGAACTGTCGTTGGTGCGGGCGAACCAGCTCATGCCCAAGCCCCCGCACCTCACCTGGGAAGAGGCCGCCTGCTCCGGACTCGTGAACTCCACCGCGTACCGCCAATTGGTCTCCCGCAATGGCGCCCGAATGAAGCAAGGCGACAACGTCCTCATCTGGGGTGCGGCCGGCGGCTTGGGGTCCTACGCCGTCCAGCTGGTCCGCAACGGAGGAGGCATTCCGGTATGCGTTGTCTCCAGCCAGGAACGGGTTGAGCTCGTTCGCTCAATGGGTACCGACCTGGTGATCGATCGCGACGCCGAGGGGTACCGGTTCTGGAAGGACGAAGCCACACCGGACCCCTCGGAATGGAAGCGATTCGGCACGCACATCCGCGAGCTGACCGGCGGTGAAGACGTCGACATCGTCCTGGAACACCCTGGTAGGCAAACGTTCGGCGCGAGCGTGTACGTGACCCGCCGCGGCGGCACCGTCGTCACCTGCGCCTCGACCTCCGGATATCAGCACCTGTACGACAATCGATACCTGTGGATGTCGCTGAAGCGGATCATCGGCAGCCACTTCGCCAACTATCGCGAGGCTTGGGAAGCCAACCGCTTGATCTGCAAGGGCATGATTCACCCGACGCTCTCCAAGGTGTACCGGTTACCCGAGGCCGGCGTGGCGGCGGCCGGTGTGCACCGCAACTGCCACAGTGGAAAGGTCGGCGTGCTCTGCCTAGCCCCCAAAACGGGACTCGGCGTGGACGATCAGGAGCTCCGGGAACGCAGCGCGACGAAAATCAACAGGTTCCGCCAGGCCGACGACCCAACCGAAATGACTGGCCTGGAATGA